From Thermogladius calderae 1633, a single genomic window includes:
- a CDS encoding SLC13 family permease, with protein sequence MNVKLAAGGFIVVLLMVSLVIRGKRPKTPIWSIMTFTAFIAVASGLVRLDELNSVIDFSVVLFLIGMFSITGLAERSGLLDYMASRFIRLFKTKRSLVVASSLLFGLLSALAVNDTVALMGPPIAYTISKAIGVDSEMMMLLLAFSLTIGSVMTPIGNPQNMLIAVRSGMSAPFVKFVLYLSIPTVFNLLVTPLILMKLFGVRNGRKSEVLLVPEETVKSRRDAALAGIGLAVSVSALVVNDLLQLMGLPYVEERGIIPFVVASAIYVFSENPREVLGKVDWGTIVFFISMFITMEGVWRSGFLNPLLALFVSGKPVDTPLSILSISALSVVGSQLISNVPFTRLMITELHEAGYSGKQDLPWLTLAMSTTIAGNLTILGAASNIIIVEYLESRMGITITFTRFAKIGAIVTLVNIAVYFAFLASLQLIGLVS encoded by the coding sequence GTGAACGTCAAGCTCGCGGCGGGTGGTTTCATAGTAGTGTTGCTAATGGTATCCTTGGTTATTCGGGGTAAGAGGCCGAAGACCCCTATATGGAGTATCATGACATTCACGGCGTTCATTGCTGTAGCATCAGGCCTCGTAAGGCTCGACGAGCTTAACAGCGTGATAGATTTCAGCGTCGTGCTGTTCTTGATAGGCATGTTCAGCATCACAGGCCTAGCCGAGAGGTCCGGGCTATTGGACTACATGGCGAGCAGGTTCATACGCCTGTTCAAGACAAAAAGGTCGCTCGTAGTAGCATCCTCTCTGTTATTTGGGCTCCTGTCAGCCTTAGCTGTCAACGACACCGTGGCGTTGATGGGCCCGCCGATCGCCTACACTATCTCGAAAGCGATCGGCGTCGACTCCGAGATGATGATGCTCTTACTGGCTTTCTCCTTGACCATTGGCTCCGTCATGACACCTATTGGTAACCCGCAGAACATGCTAATCGCTGTCAGGTCTGGCATGTCGGCGCCCTTCGTGAAGTTTGTACTCTACTTGTCTATACCGACTGTTTTCAACCTTCTCGTCACGCCCTTAATCTTGATGAAGTTATTTGGTGTAAGAAACGGGAGGAAGAGCGAGGTACTACTCGTCCCAGAGGAGACGGTAAAGAGCAGGAGAGACGCTGCTCTGGCTGGTATAGGGCTGGCCGTCTCGGTGTCCGCGCTCGTGGTGAACGATCTACTACAGCTGATGGGGCTCCCCTACGTAGAGGAGAGGGGGATTATCCCCTTTGTCGTCGCCTCGGCCATATATGTGTTCTCGGAGAACCCACGTGAGGTCTTAGGTAAGGTGGACTGGGGCACTATAGTCTTCTTCATATCGATGTTTATAACCATGGAAGGGGTCTGGAGAAGCGGCTTCCTAAACCCCCTCCTAGCACTGTTTGTTTCGGGAAAACCGGTCGACACACCTCTCAGTATTCTATCGATCTCGGCCCTCTCGGTAGTTGGGAGCCAGCTGATAAGTAACGTGCCTTTCACCAGGCTGATGATAACCGAGCTTCACGAAGCGGGTTACTCAGGAAAACAAGACCTACCCTGGCTGACACTAGCGATGTCCACGACGATAGCTGGGAACCTGACAATCCTCGGGGCGGCATCCAACATCATCATCGTAGAGTACCTCGAGTCTAGGATGGGGATCACCATCACCTTCACGAGGTTTGCGAAGATCGGCGCTATAGTGACACTGGTAAACATTGCTGTATACTTTGCATTCCTTGCCTCTCTACAACTCATAGGCTTAGTCTCCTAG
- a CDS encoding TIGR00304 family membrane protein, whose product MGVVGVFIVVLGIAISLVGFLLMLFGALLSGEEDRGNRVEGGGVLIIGPIPIVFGTSRRAALVAAIIGLVLVAVTIAFLVLTTW is encoded by the coding sequence ATGGGCGTGGTTGGAGTATTCATCGTAGTACTGGGAATAGCGATCAGCCTCGTAGGCTTCCTACTGATGCTGTTCGGGGCCTTACTTTCTGGGGAGGAGGATAGGGGAAACAGAGTAGAGGGTGGGGGTGTTCTGATCATCGGGCCGATACCCATCGTCTTTGGGACGAGTAGAAGGGCTGCCCTAGTAGCGGCGATTATCGGGTTAGTATTAGTGGCTGTAACCATAGCGTTCCTAGTGCTAACCACGTGGTGA
- a CDS encoding ATP-binding protein — protein sequence MVKCHYCEREAVVRLPYAKLNLCREHFAEYLLRKLERSVNRYKMFGKGSRVVVGVSGGKDSVTLTKLLSESGLAKMLVVHVNLAIGEYSRISVETVRRFSVEHGLDYLIVDLSEYGIGIPELVAKTKRSPCSVCGMVKRYVLNALTMDLGYDALATAHHGDDMAVYIVKSFLLQDYDQLYKISPVNYEVPGLAARKVKPLYEFYEFEVETFAKLYGLPFVSVKCPFKHVGWLESYVRELLDRAEEESPGFKVSLLRSHARRTMSMRSAEQAQPKACASCGLISSGTECSFCRFTRRALGQPMGLVVRRWIIGKAVAGETRQVSGDQPSSVG from the coding sequence ATGGTAAAGTGCCACTACTGCGAGAGGGAAGCCGTTGTGAGGTTGCCCTATGCTAAGCTCAACCTCTGCAGAGAGCATTTCGCGGAGTACCTCCTACGCAAGCTAGAGAGAAGCGTGAATAGGTACAAGATGTTCGGTAAAGGTAGCAGGGTTGTCGTAGGCGTTTCTGGCGGCAAAGACAGCGTAACCCTCACCAAGCTTCTTTCGGAGTCCGGCCTCGCGAAAATGCTCGTAGTCCACGTAAACCTGGCCATAGGAGAGTACTCCAGGATATCCGTGGAGACCGTGAGAAGGTTCAGTGTAGAGCACGGCCTAGACTACCTCATTGTAGACCTCTCCGAGTACGGTATTGGCATCCCCGAGCTTGTCGCGAAGACCAAGAGAAGCCCCTGCAGTGTGTGCGGCATGGTGAAGAGGTACGTACTGAACGCGCTCACCATGGACCTAGGTTACGACGCGCTGGCTACCGCTCACCACGGGGACGACATGGCCGTGTACATAGTGAAGAGCTTCCTGCTACAGGACTACGACCAGCTATACAAGATCTCCCCCGTTAATTACGAGGTTCCCGGGCTCGCCGCTAGAAAGGTGAAGCCGCTCTACGAGTTCTACGAGTTCGAGGTCGAGACCTTTGCGAAGCTGTACGGACTACCGTTCGTGAGCGTAAAGTGCCCGTTCAAGCACGTAGGCTGGCTCGAGAGCTATGTAAGAGAACTGCTCGACAGGGCTGAGGAGGAGTCACCCGGCTTCAAGGTCTCACTACTCAGGTCTCACGCTAGGAGAACAATGTCTATGAGGTCGGCAGAGCAGGCCCAGCCGAAGGCCTGTGCTAGTTGCGGCCTCATAAGTAGCGGGACCGAGTGCTCGTTTTGTAGGTTTACGAGGAGAGCCCTAGGTCAGCCAATGGGTCTCGTGGTTAGGAGATGGATTATCGGAAAGGCAGTAGCGGGCGAAACGCGTCAGGTATCCGGCGACCAGCCTAGCTCGGTAGGCTAG
- a CDS encoding glycosyltransferase family 2 protein has protein sequence MGNGVPMDFAILIPVLNEREGLEKTLKEIIELGYDPARILVVDGGSTDGTPDVARSFGVRVVQQEGRGKADAIKSGLKYINDSVVVVMDGDYTYPAEHIRDLIKKVNEGYDLVIGARKHFEKGAQTAVYRFGNWFLTSMFNIFYGVKLSDALSGMYAVKKRILDEVEFEFKDFSIEAEILSHTLSTGYKVAEIPIKYRRRVGKKKLGVRHGFTILLSMLLLTWRYNPTFTVFLLGALTLIPGLYFDFYVFLKYFLTGVIHHIRALVGAIFTTTGIVSFSLALAVFYMKRMEVRLLRRISQYCRD, from the coding sequence TTGGGCAATGGCGTCCCGATGGACTTCGCCATCCTAATCCCCGTGCTGAACGAAAGAGAGGGGCTGGAGAAAACCCTTAAAGAGATAATCGAGTTGGGTTACGACCCGGCCAGGATTCTCGTCGTAGACGGAGGCTCGACAGACGGCACACCCGATGTCGCGAGGAGTTTCGGGGTGAGAGTGGTTCAACAAGAAGGGCGTGGTAAGGCAGACGCCATAAAGTCCGGCTTAAAGTACATAAACGACAGCGTAGTTGTAGTAATGGACGGCGACTACACTTACCCAGCCGAGCACATCCGAGACCTTATAAAAAAGGTCAACGAGGGTTACGACCTAGTAATAGGGGCCAGGAAGCACTTCGAGAAGGGGGCCCAGACCGCTGTCTACAGGTTCGGCAACTGGTTCCTGACCAGCATGTTCAACATCTTTTACGGCGTGAAACTGAGCGACGCGCTGAGCGGCATGTACGCGGTGAAAAAGCGTATCCTAGACGAGGTCGAGTTCGAGTTCAAAGACTTCAGCATAGAGGCCGAGATCTTGTCCCACACCCTCTCGACAGGCTACAAAGTAGCCGAGATCCCCATCAAGTACAGGAGGAGAGTGGGCAAGAAGAAACTAGGTGTTAGGCACGGCTTCACGATACTCTTAAGCATGTTGTTGCTGACATGGAGGTACAACCCGACTTTCACCGTGTTCTTACTCGGAGCCCTGACCCTAATACCGGGACTGTACTTCGACTTCTACGTGTTCCTTAAGTACTTTCTAACAGGCGTCATACACCACATTAGGGCCCTAGTAGGGGCCATATTCACGACAACGGGTATTGTGAGCTTCTCCCTCGCGCTGGCCGTATTCTACATGAAAAGAATGGAGGTGAGGTTGCTAAGGAGGATATCGCAGTACTGTCGTGACTGA